A segment of the Siphonobacter curvatus genome:
GAAACTGTACATCGACCGTTCAGTTTCGGACATTTATTTTTTATTACTCTGCTGACTACCAGTCCATTACTAATATCATTCTTTAACTGGCATACTTTTAAAACACAGTCCTTTACCTGATCGTATAACTTCTTAACCAGCCGCACGTATGTCTTATATTGCAATACCTCTGCCTTCGTTGCCCGGGAAACAGGAAATTGAAATTTCGGTAAGCATCAACGGTCAAAAACAGGACTTGCATTACCGGGTCGAGTTATTTCGCTGGGACGACTGCTCAACGCCCTCGTTCAACCGCGTGGAATGCCTGCGGGAAATGCTGACCACCTACGATCAGGAATGGTCCCTGTATTACATCGGGGCTCCGACCGATGACTTTGTACCCATCACGTTCGTCAAAAAAGATGGTTTGACGAAGATGAGAACCGTGGAAATAATAGAGAGCTAAGGCTCCTTCTGTACACTTGAAGACCCCATAAGACGCGATTTTCGTGTCACTACCGATTACACGTATGCTACGAAACTACTTTAAAATCGCTTTTCGAAGTCTGCTCAAAAACCGCCTGTTCACGTTTGTGAACTTGGCGGGACTATCCGTAGGCATTGTGGCCTGTTTGCTGATCAGCCTGTACGTGCTGCACGAACTGAGTTACGATACCTTCCACGAAAAAGGCGATCGGATTTATCGTGTGGTTACGGACATTAAAACCCCCACGGAAACGATTCATCCAGACATTACGTCCGGCCCAATGGCTCCGGCTCTGAAACAAAATTTTCCCGAAGTAGAGGCCTATACGCGGCTCTGGGCACGCACGGCGGTATTTGCTCGTGATGACCAGAAGTTTCAGGAAAACCGGATCTACATGGCCGATTCCACGCTGTTCGAGGTATTTTCGTTTCCCTTGCTACAAGGGGATGCCCGCACGGCTTTGAAGGCTCCGTTTAGTGCCGTACTCACACAGAAAACCGCGAAAAAATACTTTGGGGACGAAAATCCAATGGGACAGACCTTGCGGATGGAAGGCAAGTTTCCGGTGAAAGTAACGGGTGTACTGAAGGACATTCCCGAAACCAGCCATATTCCCTTTGATATGCTGCTTTCGATGTCTACCCTAACGCGGGAATTACAGCCCAACGTGGACCAGCAGTGGAGCAACTTTGCCTTTTATTCGTATCTCTTACTGAAGAAAAATACGAATGCTCAAGGCCTGGAAGCTAAAATTCCGGCTCTCCTTGACCGACTGGTGGGTAAAGAACTCGCCCAGTTTCAGATGCACTACACGCTTCGTTTGCAGCCCCTACAGGACATTTATCTGAAGTCCGATCGCGGTGCACCTGAGCAGGGAAGCCTCAAAAACGTGTACATCTTTTCGGTCATTGCGGCCTTTATTCTGCTGCTGGCCTGTATCAATTTCATCAACCTGACGATTGCCCGGGCTAGTGAACGAGCCAAGGAAGTGGGCGTACGAAAAGTCGTGGGAGCCGAGCGGCAACAGCTTACCTTCCAGTTTCTGAGCGAATACGTACTGCTTAGTTCGCTGGCTTTTATCATAGCCGTATTACTGAGTGAATTACTCCTACCCTTGTTCAATGAGTTTTCCGGCAAGACCATTCTCACCTCTACCCTCACCCACCCAACCTTCTGGCTTATTCTGCTGCTGCTGGCCGTTATTGTTGGACTGCTGGCGGGTCTGTATCCAGCTTTGGTGCTGTCGGGAATGAAGGCGATTACGGTGCTGAAGGGCCGCTTTGCGACCAGCCGTCAGGGACTGATCCTTCGGAAATCACTCGTCGTCTTTCAATTTGTGATTTCAGTAAGCCTGATTGTGAGTACGTTGGTGGTGTATACGCAGCTCAACTACATGCGTGGCCAGTCGCTGGGCTTTGCTAAGGATCAGATGCTGGTGCTCAACCTCAACGATCCGGGTTACCTGGATCGGCACAGCGAGTCATTGCTACGACAATTAGGAAACGTTGCCGGAGTTGAATCCGTAACTCAATCCTCGTCCGTACCCGGCAGCGGAGCCCAGGGAGCCTACACCAGTCTCGAAAATAAGTCAGGCGATATGCAGGCTGCGAATATGGACCTTTATTCCATCGATTATAACTTCCTAAAGCAGTATCAAATTCCTTTACTGGCCGGGCGGTTGTTCGCCCGCGATTACGCCACGGATTCCACGGAAGCTTTGATCGTGAATGAAGCTACCGTTAAGAACTTCGGCTACGCTTCGCCCTCGCAGATCATCGGTAAGAAATTTGACCAGTGGGGACGCAAAGGACGCATCATCGGCGTGGTGAAGAATTTCCATTCGGCGTCTTTACGGGAGGCCATTACGGCGGCTACCTTCCGCATCAATCCCCACGAATGCCAGCAGGTTTCCATCAAAGTAAAGGCCGCTCAACTGCCCAGCACCCTTTCGGCTCTGAAGACCGTCTGGGAGCGGGCAGTACCGGATCGTCCCTTCGATTATTTCTTTATCGATCAGTCGTTCAATGATAAATACAAAGGCGAAGAACAGTTTGGCCGCTTATTCATCTACTTTGCCAGCATTGCCATTTTCATTGCCTGCCTGGGTCTAATTGGCCTTACTTCGTACGCTACCTTCCAACGAACCAAGGAAATAGGCGTACGCAAAGTACTGGGGGCCAGCTCCTTCCAGATTACGGCCCTGCTTTCGCGGGAATTCATCAAGCTGGTACTGATCGCCATTCTGATTGCCAGTCCACTCGCCTGGTACGCCATGAATCGCTGGCTCGAAGATTTCCATTACCGGGCGGCACTCCCCTGGTGGACCTTCCCAACGGCGGGCATACTGGCCCTGGGCATTGCGATTCTGACGGTCAGTTCACTGACGCTGAAAGCCGCCACGGCGAATCCGGTGAAGAGTTTGAAAACGGAGTAATGGATTGGTTTGGTGAAGTCAACTATAGGGAACGGAGTCCGTAGCAGATGCTACGGACTCCGTTGTTTTAAGCGGAAAAAACGGATTTCGCTTACCTTCGCATCATAGCTTTACCCCACTGCCTATGCACCCTCACTTCATCCAGCACATTCGAAAATACGTGGAGCTTACGGAAGAAGAAGTTCAGCGACTGTTGGCGTACCTGAAACCCATTTCCGTA
Coding sequences within it:
- a CDS encoding ABC transporter permease, with amino-acid sequence MLRNYFKIAFRSLLKNRLFTFVNLAGLSVGIVACLLISLYVLHELSYDTFHEKGDRIYRVVTDIKTPTETIHPDITSGPMAPALKQNFPEVEAYTRLWARTAVFARDDQKFQENRIYMADSTLFEVFSFPLLQGDARTALKAPFSAVLTQKTAKKYFGDENPMGQTLRMEGKFPVKVTGVLKDIPETSHIPFDMLLSMSTLTRELQPNVDQQWSNFAFYSYLLLKKNTNAQGLEAKIPALLDRLVGKELAQFQMHYTLRLQPLQDIYLKSDRGAPEQGSLKNVYIFSVIAAFILLLACINFINLTIARASERAKEVGVRKVVGAERQQLTFQFLSEYVLLSSLAFIIAVLLSELLLPLFNEFSGKTILTSTLTHPTFWLILLLLAVIVGLLAGLYPALVLSGMKAITVLKGRFATSRQGLILRKSLVVFQFVISVSLIVSTLVVYTQLNYMRGQSLGFAKDQMLVLNLNDPGYLDRHSESLLRQLGNVAGVESVTQSSSVPGSGAQGAYTSLENKSGDMQAANMDLYSIDYNFLKQYQIPLLAGRLFARDYATDSTEALIVNEATVKNFGYASPSQIIGKKFDQWGRKGRIIGVVKNFHSASLREAITAATFRINPHECQQVSIKVKAAQLPSTLSALKTVWERAVPDRPFDYFFIDQSFNDKYKGEEQFGRLFIYFASIAIFIACLGLIGLTSYATFQRTKEIGVRKVLGASSFQITALLSREFIKLVLIAILIASPLAWYAMNRWLEDFHYRAALPWWTFPTAGILALGIAILTVSSLTLKAATANPVKSLKTE